Genomic DNA from Segatella copri:
CGGATGGAAGATTGTTGATGCCGGAGAGCAGAAAGCGGCTGGTGCAGCTGGCATTGGTCCACGCATCTTCAAGTTTGCCGGTGGTGATTTTTCTACGGGTCTTTACATCCGTCAGAGCGATGCCAGCAAGGCAGGCTACGCTGAGTTTGGTTCTACTTGGGGCTATGGCTTCTCGTTGAAGCAGGGCAGCTATGTATTCTCTTATAATGCCGTGGCGTGGTCGGGGTCTCCTTATCTGAAGTGTGAGGTTCTCGACGAGAGCAACAACGTACTGGGTTCTCAGATTATCCAGTGTACCAAGAATGTGAACAAGAACACCGGTGCAAATACTTATGGCAGCAATAGTGGTCAGGTACGATTCACTGCTTCCCACACGGGTTACTATCACTTCCGCTTCACTCCTGTAGCAAACAGCTGGGGTGGCAGTGGTTCATGGCTTGAGGTAGTGGTAGGTCATCTGAAGATTTCCATGACCAGTGCTTCTCGTTCAAGAAGCATCGATGGTGGTTGGAACGATGGTACTACGGGCATCGGGCAGGTTGAGAGTGCTGAGCATATCAGCGGTCAGGAGACCAAAGAGAACTCCGGCTGGTACACGCTTCAGGGTCAGCGGGTAGAACACCCAACCAAGGGTATCTATATCCATAATGGCAAGAAGGTGGTTTTGAGATAAAATATATGAGATAGATTGTTAAATGTGAAAGATGGCCTCGCAAAACGTGAGGTCATCTTTTTATTTTTGGGTCTTTTTCTTTATTATGTGTTATCATGCAAATATTTTGGAACATCTGCCAAACAGTATTTTTGAGTTTTGTAGTAATTTTGCAGTATATATAATCATAAGATATTTATTTTTAGATTTATGCTTTTATATAAAGAAAAACAGTTCATATTGATGAACTGCAAGACTGTTGTGAAACAGGTTAAATTGTTCACGAGAATGGTGCATAGTGATATGCGCCATTTTTTTGTGTTATAACATGTTTCTTTTTTTTAGTTTATCTTAAAATGCAGAAAATGTGTTAGTTACGGTGTGCTGTAACAAGAGATGAAACAATTGGAACATCAAGAAAATACGTTCTCATGACAGTTTTCTACCTTTGCAGCCGTGTTCTTTAACCAAGAAGTAATAACACCTAGAAACAAACTTAATTAAAATGATACAACATGATTGAACAAGTGTTTACATTTAAACGGACAGCAGCTCTATGCCTCGTGGGAGCCTTCTGCAGCTTGAACGCACAAGCCCAGAAGATTACCGTGAAGGGTAGTATTGTTGACGGCACAGGAGAGCCACTGATTGGTGCTACTGTGAAAGTGAAGGGTGATGCCACTTCGGGTGTCATCTCCGACATGGATGGTAACTTTCAGATTGCAGTACCTTCTGAAAATTCATCCCTTGTCATTACCTATATCGGTATGGAATCTAAAACGATTAAAGTAGGTAAGAAAAGACAGTTTAAAATTACCTTGACTGATGACAATACATTGGGCGAGGTAGTAGTGGTTGGTTATGGTCAGCAGAAGAAAGCCTCTGTTGTCGGCTCTATTGCACAGACAGATGCGAAAACCTTGAATCGTCATGCCGGAGTTTCTTCTTTGGGTCAGGCACTGACAGGTAATCTTCCAGGTGTCGTTACTTTCTCTTCTACGGGTATGCCAGGTGAGGAAGATCCTAAGATCGTGATCCGTACGCAGACTTCTATCAACGGTTCCAACGACCCTCTCGTTCTCGTGGATGGTGTGGAGCGTGCCATGAACACCGTTGACCTTTCTTCAGTAGAGAGCATCTCCGTATTGAAGGATGCTTCTGCCACTGCCGTTTATGGTGTGAAGGGTGGTAATGGTGTCATCCTCATTACTACCAAGCGTGGTAAGGAAGGTAAGGCTGCCGTACACGTGAAGGCGAATGCTACCATGAAGGTGGTTTCCAAGTTGCCTGAGAAATATGATTCTTACGATACATTCCGTCTTCTGAATAGAGTGGTAGAGCGCGAGCTGAACATCAGCGACGAAAAATCCTGGGGTTCTTACAAGCCAATGGCTATTATTGACAAGTATCGTAACCCTGCTAATGCTGAGGAATGGGACCGCTATCCTAACGTGGATTGGCAGAAGGAACTGTTCAACAACACAGCCATGTCTTACAATGCCAGCGTGGATGTTTCGGGAGGTACCAAACTCGTGAAATATTTTGCAGCTATTGACTTCTCTCACGAAGGTGACCTGTTCAAGGACTTCACCAGCGGTCGTGGCTATAAGTCTGGTTTCGGCTATAACCGTATTAACATGCGTGCCAACCTGGACTTCAACCTGACCAAGACCACTCAGTTCTCTACCAACCTTTTCGGTAGTAACGGTGTCCGCCATTTCCCTTGGGACAAGGCGAGTGATTCCAGTGCTTATTGGGCTTCTGTTTATCATGCAGCTCCAGATGCGATGCGTCCTATTTATTCTGATGGTACTTATGGATACTATGCACCACGTAAGGCCGACTGTCCTAACTCTGTGATGAGTCTTGCCCGAAGCGGTGTGGAGAATCGTACCAATACACAGATTACCACCGACTTTATTCTTACCCAGAAACTCGATTTCCTGACCAAGGGTCTGAAGTTTGTAGCCAAGGTTTCTCTTGACAATACGATGGTAGAGGAGAAGCGTGGTATCAGCGACCAGTATATGGATCCGCAGCTGAAGTGGATTAACCCTGATGATGGCTCAGTTTCCTATGACCAGAGCGAGGATTACCATGAGTCTGTGGCTTGGACCGTCAATGGTGGTAGGGTAAATACGGGTGCCACTTATCGCCGTCTCTACTATCTGGCTCAGCTCGACTGGAACCGCAAGTTCGGCAATCATGAAGTGGGTGCAATGGGTGTATTCAACCGCAACGAATATGCCAGCGGTTCTTCTTTCAAGCATTATCGTGAAGACTGGGTGTTCCGTGCCACATACAACTATGCGATGCGCTACATGCTCGAGTTGAACGGATGCTACAACGGTTCTGAGAAGTTTGGTCCCGACTATCGCTTCAAGTTCTTCCCATCAGCTTCTCTCGGTTGGACTATCACCGAGGAGCCATTCATGAAGAACATCAGGAAATATGTAGATATGTTTAAGGTGCGTGCATCCTGGGGTCGCATCGGTGATGATTCTACCGGAGGTTCTTATCTCTATTCCGACCAGTATTCCTATGGTGGTAAGACCTATCTGGGTGGTGATAATACTTATGATTCACCTTATACTATATATCGCCTTACCCGCATCGGAAACCCTAACGTGCGTTGGGAGACATCAGAGAAGCGCAACCTGGGTTTCGACTTTGGATTCCTGGGTGGATTGCTTACCGGTTCGCTGGATGTATTTAGCGACAAGCGTACCGATGTGCTCTTAACCACCCGTTCCATTCCTTCTTACTATGGTATGAGCTACACGGTTGCCAATGCTGGTTCGGTGGATGCCAAGGGTTACGAGTTGAGCCTGAAGGTGAACAAGGCATGGAACAAGAATCTGCGTACATGGGCAAACTTCAATATGACCCATGCTACCAACGAGATTAAGTTTGCTGATGACCCAAAGCTTCAGGCAAGTTATCTGAACAAGGCGGGTTATGCCATCGGTCAGAACCATAGTTACATTGATCATGGTTTTATCAGCAACTGGGATGATCTCTATGCCGTACCAACTTTTGGTAGCCATGATTCTGAGAAATATACGGGTGATGCCATCATTTCCGACTTCAATGCAGATGGTCAGATTACAGCAGATGACAAGGCACCTTATCAGTACACCTCTATTCCAGAGAATACCTTCAGTACTACATTGGGAGCAGAGTGGAAGGGTTTGAGTGTAACGGTACAGTTCTATGGTGTAACCAATGTTACCCGCGAGGTGAACTTCCCAACCTTTGAGCGTGAAACCCACATTGCCTTCAAGGAGGGTTCTTACTTCACGGCATCCAATCAGGGTGGAGAGTTGTCTTTGCCACGTTGGACCACTGTGGCAGACGATGGAAATGCCGGTACACGCTACTTCTATGACGGTGCTTTCCTGCGCCTGAAGAATGCCGAGATAGCTTATACCTTCAGGGGTGCTTGGGTGAAACGAATGCACTTGAATTCACTCCGTGTATATCTGAATGGTGACAACTTGCTGCTCTGGACCAATATGCCGGATGACCGTGAGAATAACTTCAGCGGCAACTCAGCAAATGGAGCTTATCCAACCGTACGCAGATTTAACTTAGGTTTCGACCTGACATTTTAAATGAATCGTAAATATGAAAAAGTTTAATAAAATATATACATTGCTGTTTGCGGCAGCCCTGTCTCTCTCTTCAGTATCATGTACTGATTACCTTGACAAGGCACCGGGCAGTGATATTGCCCCAACGGAGCCATATAAGAATTATACCAACTTTCAGGGTTTCTTGGAGCAGTGCTACAATGACATCCCTGGTCTTGCCTCTACATCCTGGTATCATGGCTGCTGGAACTATGGTGAGGATGAATATTGGCAGCCATCAGAGACCCGTATGCTCACTAATGCCATCGACCAGGGAAACTATTGGGCATGGGACGAGGTGCAGTATTCCCCATTCCATTCGGGCATCGACCTGAACAGCGGTAATGATGTGAACCGCGATTCCAAGGGTCGTCTCTGGGGTATGTGCTGGCAGGGAATCTATACCACCAACCTGGGCTTGGAAAATCTGGGTAATCTGGTAGATGCTACCCAGGAAGAGAAGAACCTGATTGCAGGTCAGCTCTATTTCTTCCGTGCATTCTTCCATTTCCAGATTATGCAGTATTGGGGCGGTATTCCATATATCGACTTCCTGATTCCATCTGATGCCGTGTTCAACTATCCGCGCCTCACCTATCAGGCATGTGCCGACAAGGCTGCCGAAGACTTCAAGAAGGCTGTTGAGTTGTTGCCTGTAGATTGGGATAAGACTACCGTGGGTAAGCAGACAGTGGGCAAGAACAAGTTCCGTCCTAACAAGATTGCTGCTCTCTGCTTCCTGGGTAAGAATTATCTGTGGGCTGGTTCGCCGCTGATGAATGAAGTAAGCAAGGAGAATCCTGACTTCAAGAATGTTAACGGATATAATAAGGAGTATTGCCAGAAGGCTGCTGAGGCATTCGGCGAGGCTTTGAAGATCAACAAGGAAACAGGACTTTACCAGCTGTCTTCTTATGAAAATTACATGAACATCTTCTATACCTATGATCAGGGATACAAGATTCCAGGTGAGAAGGAGGCTATCTTCTACGAGAATTCAAGTAACAACAACTGGCTCTGGAATCAGGTGACAGACTACCGTCCTACCAGCCTTATTGCAGGTGGTATCAAGGTTTATCCTACAGCCAACTATGTGGATTACTTCGGTATGGCAAATGGTAAGCCTATCAAGGACATCACGAAGAAGGATGCCGACAGCGGCTATGATCCGGAATATCCGTTCAAGAACCGTGACCCTCGCTTCTACGATCTCTTCATCTATGATGGTGTGAAGTGTGTGAAGAGTGCAGGACAAGATGCAGATGTGCAGTATGCTTCTCTTTATACGGGAGGAAAGTATCGTACGGCAACACCTTCCAAGGACTGCTTTACGGGATATTGCCTGAAGAAGTTCTGTGATCCATACCGTAATCGATTTGATGATGGTGGTGAACGTAATAAGATGATCCGCGTACTCTTGAGTATGATTCGTCTGGCTGATGTTTATCTGATGTATGCCGAGTCGGTGGCTCAGAGTTATGGCTACAAGGCATCAAGCCAGGCATTCAATCTGAGTGCCGTGGATGCCGTGAACATCGTCCGCAACCGTGCGCATGTGGATAATATTGCTGATGAGTATCTTACCAATCTGGATGGTTTTATGA
This window encodes:
- a CDS encoding RagB/SusD family nutrient uptake outer membrane protein, with the protein product MKKFNKIYTLLFAAALSLSSVSCTDYLDKAPGSDIAPTEPYKNYTNFQGFLEQCYNDIPGLASTSWYHGCWNYGEDEYWQPSETRMLTNAIDQGNYWAWDEVQYSPFHSGIDLNSGNDVNRDSKGRLWGMCWQGIYTTNLGLENLGNLVDATQEEKNLIAGQLYFFRAFFHFQIMQYWGGIPYIDFLIPSDAVFNYPRLTYQACADKAAEDFKKAVELLPVDWDKTTVGKQTVGKNKFRPNKIAALCFLGKNYLWAGSPLMNEVSKENPDFKNVNGYNKEYCQKAAEAFGEALKINKETGLYQLSSYENYMNIFYTYDQGYKIPGEKEAIFYENSSNNNWLWNQVTDYRPTSLIAGGIKVYPTANYVDYFGMANGKPIKDITKKDADSGYDPEYPFKNRDPRFYDLFIYDGVKCVKSAGQDADVQYASLYTGGKYRTATPSKDCFTGYCLKKFCDPYRNRFDDGGERNKMIRVLLSMIRLADVYLMYAESVAQSYGYKASSQAFNLSAVDAVNIVRNRAHVDNIADEYLTNLDGFMSELRRERAVELAFEGHRFTDLRRWLLIDKAPYTQKMAVYFDRAPDQKDVDRYDDPKKNHVLNLKEEPLITRKFTSKHYWFPFLRKDVKMYPEFSQNPGWE
- a CDS encoding TonB-dependent receptor, which produces MIEQVFTFKRTAALCLVGAFCSLNAQAQKITVKGSIVDGTGEPLIGATVKVKGDATSGVISDMDGNFQIAVPSENSSLVITYIGMESKTIKVGKKRQFKITLTDDNTLGEVVVVGYGQQKKASVVGSIAQTDAKTLNRHAGVSSLGQALTGNLPGVVTFSSTGMPGEEDPKIVIRTQTSINGSNDPLVLVDGVERAMNTVDLSSVESISVLKDASATAVYGVKGGNGVILITTKRGKEGKAAVHVKANATMKVVSKLPEKYDSYDTFRLLNRVVERELNISDEKSWGSYKPMAIIDKYRNPANAEEWDRYPNVDWQKELFNNTAMSYNASVDVSGGTKLVKYFAAIDFSHEGDLFKDFTSGRGYKSGFGYNRINMRANLDFNLTKTTQFSTNLFGSNGVRHFPWDKASDSSAYWASVYHAAPDAMRPIYSDGTYGYYAPRKADCPNSVMSLARSGVENRTNTQITTDFILTQKLDFLTKGLKFVAKVSLDNTMVEEKRGISDQYMDPQLKWINPDDGSVSYDQSEDYHESVAWTVNGGRVNTGATYRRLYYLAQLDWNRKFGNHEVGAMGVFNRNEYASGSSFKHYREDWVFRATYNYAMRYMLELNGCYNGSEKFGPDYRFKFFPSASLGWTITEEPFMKNIRKYVDMFKVRASWGRIGDDSTGGSYLYSDQYSYGGKTYLGGDNTYDSPYTIYRLTRIGNPNVRWETSEKRNLGFDFGFLGGLLTGSLDVFSDKRTDVLLTTRSIPSYYGMSYTVANAGSVDAKGYELSLKVNKAWNKNLRTWANFNMTHATNEIKFADDPKLQASYLNKAGYAIGQNHSYIDHGFISNWDDLYAVPTFGSHDSEKYTGDAIISDFNADGQITADDKAPYQYTSIPENTFSTTLGAEWKGLSVTVQFYGVTNVTREVNFPTFERETHIAFKEGSYFTASNQGGELSLPRWTTVADDGNAGTRYFYDGAFLRLKNAEIAYTFRGAWVKRMHLNSLRVYLNGDNLLLWTNMPDDRENNFSGNSANGAYPTVRRFNLGFDLTF